In the Patescibacteria group bacterium genome, GGCAGGCCTTTGCCGAAAGGGGGCAAAAAAATATGCCCGCGACTAAAATAAGTTTGGATAAAGCCAAGATAAATAAACTTTTTTATTTTGTGGCCAACGTGGTTGTTTATCGGAAAAGCGACAAGAGGTGTTTAATTTTGAAAAGGGACGAGAGAGAAAAGGTCCATCCGGGAAAATATGCGGTGCCGGGCGGAAAATTAGAATGGGAAGACATGGATTTAAACCGGCCAACGAGAATAAATGGCGATGTGCTTGATTTTGAAAATGCCGTAGAAGATTTATTAATTAGAGAAACCAGGGAAGAAGCCGGGGTGGAAATAGAAAATAATTTTAAATATATAAATAGCGTAGCTTTTGTCAGATCCGATGGGATTCCCGTGATATTGGTAAAATTCGCGGTTGAATATAAAGGCGGAGAAGTAAAGCCGGAAAGCGGGAGTTTTACCGATTACGCCTGGGTTAACAGAGAAGAAGCAAAAAAATATGATTGCATCAAGGGCATAAAAGAAGAGATAGCGCAAACAATTAAATTATTCAGTTTTTAAAGCTGTTAATTCCTGTTTTTCCGTAAAATTTACCCCTTTTTCGCAAATAGTAAAAAATCCAAGCTCGTTCTTGGATTTTTGTTTGTTTTGTGATATAATATAAGAAGTTATAAATTTCAGACTAATTTTATTTTTTATATTATTATTTTTTTATTTAAATTAAACCTATGCATCCCAAAACAGCTTTAAAAATTTTATTGGTTGTTGTCTTGGCAGTAGCTATAGTTTTTGGCATTTTATACATAAAAAATCGGTTTAGCCCGAAATATCAGGAAGAGCAGATAGAGGATATAATCGGCAAAAAAAAGAGCCAGCAGGAATTAACAGAAGAGGAGCAGAAAAAACTAGAGGCCTATATTGGCCAAAAAGTTGAAGAAAAGAGAAGCGAATTAAACAAAAAAACCGAAGAAGAAATAAAAAACGATGGTTACAGCCAGGATGAAGTTAATTTCATTTTGGATCCGCAAAGAACCATAGAGAAAGAATTAGGCATAGCGGAAGAAAAGAAAGGCAACCAGCTTACGCAGGAGGAAATAGACGCAATTTTAAACCCCAAAAACTAGAAATTGGCATTTTGGTGGCGCCAAAACTAAACAATACTCCATTTTTATTAAAAAACAGAGCCTGATATCGGATATCGGGCTTTGTTTTGGCAAAAATTTTAGGCATGGTATAATTTAAATGGTTGTCCAAATGTTCGATTTAACCGCCTTAATCAAATGTTCCAAATATTTTAATTTAAAAATTAGGAAAATTTGGTTTATGGGAATGTCGCCGAATCCCGTATTCGGCCCAAAATTTCCTCAAAATTATGAAATTTTATCCCCGAAAGAGGTTCTTCGGTGAAAGTCCCGCTATACTTTTATGCCAAATCCTATTAAACCAACCATAAAAACAGAAATTTTGCCGCTTTTAATTTTATTAGCGACAGCAATTTCTTCGTTTTATTTTTATGCTCATTTTCCGGAGAGAGTGCCGACGCATTGGAATTTTGCCGGGGAAGTGGACAGCTGGGGTCCGCGCTCTTCCGCTTTTATTATCCCGGCCGTGATGGCGGGCATGTATTTATTGTTTATGTTTCTGCCTTTTATTGATCCGAAAAAAGAAAGATATGGCCAGTTCCGAAAAGTTTACCATATTTTCAAGGGCATCATAATTGTTTTTATGGCCATCCTTTATTTTGCCACCAGTCTGAACGGCTTGGGGCACAATCTTCCCATCGGCGTTATTGTGCCAGTCGGAGTCGGCCTGCTTTTTATAGTTATCGGCATTTATATGAAAGAAATCAAGAGTAATTGGTTTGTCGGCATCCGTACGCCCTGGACGCTGTCTTCCGAGGAAGTTTGGGACAAGACCCATCGCTTCGGCGGTAAGGCCTTTATGCTCGCCGGTCTTTTAATCACCCTTGATTCTTTCTTGCCGATTAGCTGGCGTTTACCCGTGTTTATCGCCGCTATGGTTATATTATTATTCGGCACGATTGGTTATTCTTACTTTGCTTATTCAAAAGAGAAAAAGTCGCGTAACACATAGCGCGTAACGTGGAACGCATAACGCATAACGCATAACGCGCCCTTCTTTGTCGTTCCGGAAGGCGAAGCCTATCCGGAATCTAGGGCTAAATAGCACAGACATTTTGCAGGCTATTATTATAATTTATAATTAGTGCGGTTCTCTCCCTGCCTACCGGCAGGCAGACTGGATTCCCTCCCCGTTTTCATGGGGACTAAAAGCCGCGGGAATGACAGAAGGAATGTGGCGATTAAATAATTATTTATGTTTTATGAGGGAAACAATAACTAGCGCTCAAAATCCAAAAATTAAAGAAACAATAAAGCTGCGGAAACCGAGAGAAAGAAGAAAAGAAGGATTGATTATAATTGAAGGCCGGCAGGAAATAGAGATGGCTCGTCAAGCCGGATTGGAAATTATTGAATTGTTTTACTCCCAAGATTTTGCCGGGAGTAAAACAATAGCCGGCCTTTCGGAAGAAATGATTACGCCCGTTGTCTCGGCAGTTTTTGAAAAAATTTCTTATCGGGAAAATCCGGACGGATTTTTGGCCTTAGGCAAACCAAAATATTTAGAGCTGGATGAAATTAAATTAAATAAAAATCCTTTAATTATAATCTTAGAGTCTTTAGAAAAGCCGGGCAATCTGGGCGCGATTCTGCGCAGCGCGGACGCGGCCGGAGTTGACGCCGTAATTGTGGCTGACCCGAAAACCGATATTTATAATCCCAATATTATTCGGGCCAGCCTCGGCGCGGTTTTTACCAATCAGGTAGCGGTAACCGGAGCGGAAGAAATTAAAGAGTGGCTGGCTAAAAATAAAATTAGATCTTTGGCCTCCACTCCGGAAGCGAAAAAATTA is a window encoding:
- a CDS encoding RNA methyltransferase yields the protein MRETITSAQNPKIKETIKLRKPRERRKEGLIIIEGRQEIEMARQAGLEIIELFYSQDFAGSKTIAGLSEEMITPVVSAVFEKISYRENPDGFLALGKPKYLELDEIKLNKNPLIIILESLEKPGNLGAILRSADAAGVDAVIVADPKTDIYNPNIIRASLGAVFTNQVAVTGAEEIKEWLAKNKIRSLASTPEAKKLYTEADYKGPTAIIMGEEHPGLSQGWLSAAKEKIRIPMAGKIDSLNVSVSAAIILFEAVRQRSLKIK
- a CDS encoding NUDIX domain-containing protein, translated to MPATKISLDKAKINKLFYFVANVVVYRKSDKRCLILKRDEREKVHPGKYAVPGGKLEWEDMDLNRPTRINGDVLDFENAVEDLLIRETREEAGVEIENNFKYINSVAFVRSDGIPVILVKFAVEYKGGEVKPESGSFTDYAWVNREEAKKYDCIKGIKEEIAQTIKLFSF
- a CDS encoding SdpI family protein translates to MPNPIKPTIKTEILPLLILLATAISSFYFYAHFPERVPTHWNFAGEVDSWGPRSSAFIIPAVMAGMYLLFMFLPFIDPKKERYGQFRKVYHIFKGIIIVFMAILYFATSLNGLGHNLPIGVIVPVGVGLLFIVIGIYMKEIKSNWFVGIRTPWTLSSEEVWDKTHRFGGKAFMLAGLLITLDSFLPISWRLPVFIAAMVILLFGTIGYSYFAYSKEKKSRNT